The following proteins are co-located in the Vigna unguiculata cultivar IT97K-499-35 chromosome 9, ASM411807v1, whole genome shotgun sequence genome:
- the LOC114163567 gene encoding uncharacterized protein LOC114163567, with product MEDWENAHEEVKEEISQVKGEISQIKDQMGQILEALRTMKSSGESSAVDGGTSYPPRFHPHVSSGPSWTSDLPTTSSSYTPPMAEYVEQVKNPFSGGNTSIPVSSPNEQFQVSTGMADFRNHVRPGESVVGITTYTDPNVSIPPHVSTVGVGLQEKTLAQVISSNENNKEKLEILEERLRAIERNKSYGFGDVVGLSLVPDVVIPPKFKVLEFEKYRRTTCPKSHITMYCRNMAGHTHDDKLFIHFFQDSLAGAALNWYMHLELTHIHSWVDLADAFIKQYKFNMNTTLDRIQFQNMTMKKNETFKEYAQCWREISAQVEPPLYDKEMVTMFVNTLQPPFYEHMIGNWNISSNFADIIIIGERIQTEIKNGKIAYAPLVAANTKKPSFNQSKKKEVEVHAASAWDNRTPVNYLIQPVSNNQLQPQKAAASDSENPGQNTNTRRERKFIHFTPILMTYIELLSMRLRWLTFKEDKPSIENNPLSGHEKTSTNAIEVREQSLVPNILLRLCGVQAGVAKAS from the exons atggAGGATTGGGAAAATGCACATGAGGAAGTTAAGGAAGAAATTAGCCAAGTGAAGGGTGAAATCAGCCAAATAAAGGATCAAATGGGTCAGATCTTGGAGGCATTGAGGACTATGAAGAGTTCAGGAGAAAGTTCAGCAGTTGACGGTGGTACTTCATACCCTCCAAGATTTCATCCTCATGTATCAAGTGGACCTTCGTGGACCTCCGATTTACCCACCACATCATCAA GTTACACACCTCCAATGGCAGAGTATGTAGAGCAAGTTAAGAATCCATTTTCTGGTGGTAATACAAGCATACCTGTTTCATCACCTAATGAGCAATTCCAAGTGTCAACCGGGATGGCTGATTTTAGGAACCATGTACGCCCAGGGGAAAGTGTGGTTGGAATCACAACCTATACAGATCCTAATGTATCGATTCCACCACATGTTTCGACTGTAGGTGTGGGTTTACAAGAAAAGACACTAGCTCAAGTGATTTCATCGAATGAGAATAACAAGGAAAAGTTAGAGATATTGGAGGAAAGACTACGGGCAATTGAAAGGAATAAAAGTTATGGATTTGGTGATGTTGTAGGCTTATCTTTGGTCCCTGACGTGGTGATACCCCCTAAGTTCAAAGTGCTTGAGTTTGAGAAATATAGGCGGACTACGTGTCCAAAAAGCCATATAACAATGTACTGTCGAAACATGGCTGGCCATACCCatgatgataaattatttatccaCTTTTTCCAAGATAGCCTAGCTGGGGCAGCGCTGAATTGGTATATGCATCTTGAGCTGACTCATATTCATTCTTGGGTGGATCTAGCTGATGCTTTCATAAagcaatataaatttaatatgaataCAACACTAGATAGAATACAATTCCAAAATATGacaatgaagaaaaatgaaactttCAAAGAGTATGCCCAATGTTGGAGAGAGATATCTGCCCAGGTTGAGCCACCACTATATGATAAGGAGATGGTTACAATGTTTGTGAATACACTACAACCGCCATTTTATGAGCATATGATTGGGAATTGGAATATATCTTCTAATTTTGCAGACATCATCATCATCGGTGAAAGGATTCAGACCGAgataaaaaatggtaaaattgcATATGCCCCGCTCGTGGCTGCAAATACCAAAAAACCAAGTTTTAATCAAAGtaagaaaaaagaagttgaaGTTCATGCCGCATCCGCATGGGATAACCGTACACCTGTTAATTACCTAATACAGCCTGTTTCAAACAATCAGTTGCAACCTCAGAAAGCAGCTGCTAGTGATAGTGAGAACCCTGGTCAAAATACCAATACAAGAAGGGAGAGGAAGTTTATTCATTTTACTCCCATTCTTATGACATACATAGAGTTGTTATCGATGCGTCTTC GGTGGTTGACATTCAAAGAAGATAAACCTAGTATTGAAAATAACCCTTTGTCGGGGCATGAGAAGACTTCAACAAATGCTATTGAGGTAAGGGAGCAAAGTTTG GTGCCGAACATTCTATTAAGATTGTGTGGAGTTCAAGCTGGAGTTGCAAAAGCTAGTTAA